The Cohnella abietis genome has a segment encoding these proteins:
- a CDS encoding SDR family NAD(P)-dependent oxidoreductase yields the protein MESVYSIADIAQETGLTYDTIRYYEKIGLMPPSKRTENGQRQYDKTDLERFVFITRLRRTNMPIKSIERYMHLAMNQQYENCYHVLFEHKQQIAQQLIELQSTLEIMNFKLQHYQELMRLSELGGENFMNQFSYYTATPQAPLPSGFGAASTAKEALGGRDLSGKIAIVTGGYSGIGLETTRVLAEAGATVIVPARTPEKAREALAHIPRTELEELDLINPESIDAFAHRFLDSGRPLDILINNAGIMGPKVTHDARGYETQFATNHLGHFQLTSRLWPALKQSGNARVVSLSSIGIHIAGIDFEDLNFKQRPYDKYLAYGQSKTANSLFAVALDRRGQPHGIRAFAVHPGSIMTDLARDMSEEELTATNSQYSFITTEQGAATSVWCATNLQLEGKGGVYCESVDISTLVPDDAPFGPGVLQRAIDPGLAERLWLLSQEMTGVTLSV from the coding sequence ATGGAGTCTGTCTACAGTATCGCAGACATTGCCCAGGAGACAGGGCTAACATATGATACGATACGTTATTATGAAAAAATCGGTCTGATGCCGCCTTCTAAACGTACAGAGAATGGCCAGCGTCAGTACGATAAAACGGATCTGGAACGGTTCGTATTTATAACGCGTCTTCGGCGAACCAATATGCCGATAAAATCGATTGAACGCTATATGCATCTGGCGATGAATCAGCAGTATGAAAACTGTTATCATGTGCTGTTTGAGCACAAGCAACAGATTGCCCAGCAACTGATAGAATTACAGTCCACGTTGGAGATTATGAATTTCAAGCTGCAGCATTATCAGGAACTGATGAGACTGTCAGAACTCGGAGGAGAAAACTTTATGAACCAATTTTCTTATTATACGGCTACACCTCAAGCACCGCTTCCGTCTGGATTCGGAGCAGCGTCTACTGCGAAAGAAGCACTTGGAGGCCGTGATCTGAGTGGGAAAATAGCTATTGTAACTGGAGGCTATTCCGGTATCGGATTGGAGACGACCCGTGTGCTGGCGGAAGCTGGTGCTACAGTAATCGTTCCTGCAAGAACACCCGAGAAAGCCAGGGAAGCACTCGCGCATATTCCGCGCACAGAGCTAGAAGAGCTTGATCTGATTAACCCTGAATCCATTGATGCCTTCGCGCATCGTTTTCTGGATTCTGGACGTCCCTTAGATATCCTCATCAACAATGCAGGAATTATGGGACCCAAGGTGACTCACGATGCGAGAGGGTATGAAACCCAGTTTGCAACTAATCACTTAGGTCACTTTCAATTGACGTCTCGCTTATGGCCAGCGCTAAAGCAATCGGGAAACGCCCGGGTGGTCTCATTGTCTTCTATCGGGATCCATATAGCAGGTATCGACTTCGAAGATCTGAACTTCAAACAACGGCCGTATGACAAATACTTGGCCTACGGTCAATCCAAGACTGCGAACTCGCTGTTCGCTGTTGCGCTGGACCGCCGTGGACAGCCGCATGGTATCCGTGCATTTGCCGTTCATCCCGGCTCTATTATGACGGATTTAGCAAGGGATATGTCGGAAGAAGAACTTACTGCGACTAATAGCCAATATTCCTTCATAACTACAGAGCAGGGGGCTGCGACCAGTGTATGGTGTGCTACCAACCTGCAGCTTGAAGGCAAAGGCGGAGTCTACTGTGAGAGTGTGGATATCTCAACCCTTGTTCCAGACGATGCTCCCTTCGGGCCTGGAGTGCTTCAGCGGGCGATTGATCCCGGCTTGGCAGAGCGGCTGTGGCTACTAAGCCAGGAAATGACCGGCGTGACGCTTAGCGTCTGA
- a CDS encoding Stf0 family sulfotransferase, whose translation MTQPLQSFTIWFSQQTGSTLLHYALGSTGVAGNPSEWLHFEYKNPATLKREDLEQIWKNGTTPNGVFGLKIGFEEKWIDAFRTLFELPQNASRAEVWSTAFPNCSKHVYITRRNKVRLAVSWWRAIVSGEWHRNYGEKPFRFRNHNSSLSQIRTLFRSNLSISPKECTYFITFLYST comes from the coding sequence ATGACACAACCCTTACAAAGCTTCACGATATGGTTCTCACAGCAGACAGGAAGCACGTTACTCCATTATGCATTGGGCTCGACAGGGGTAGCAGGTAATCCGAGTGAGTGGCTACATTTTGAATACAAAAACCCCGCCACATTGAAACGAGAGGATCTTGAACAGATATGGAAAAATGGAACTACGCCTAATGGTGTATTCGGGTTGAAAATTGGTTTTGAAGAGAAATGGATTGATGCATTTCGCACTTTGTTTGAGCTCCCGCAGAATGCTTCACGTGCTGAGGTGTGGAGTACAGCCTTTCCGAATTGCTCCAAACATGTCTATATTACGCGCAGAAACAAGGTTAGATTGGCTGTGTCGTGGTGGCGTGCGATCGTATCTGGAGAATGGCATCGAAATTATGGGGAAAAGCCCTTCCGCTTTAGAAATCACAATAGCTCACTTTCTCAAATACGTACACTCTTTAGGAGCAACCTTTCGATTTCTCCTAAAGAGTGTACGTATTTTATTACATTTCTTTATAGTACTTGA
- a CDS encoding YjdF family protein, giving the protein MKLTVFHDGQYWVGVVEEQDQGKLKAARFIFGTEPNHEEVLEFIRCEMLELLSGLTQEVEIKHSGNRKVSPKRLARQAAFELSAKGISSHAQDALKLEYEKHKLQKRAYSKQQVEEKKSYIRQLKINKLKEKRRGH; this is encoded by the coding sequence ATGAAGTTAACAGTATTTCATGATGGTCAGTATTGGGTTGGAGTCGTTGAAGAGCAGGATCAAGGGAAATTAAAAGCTGCAAGATTTATTTTTGGCACAGAACCGAATCATGAAGAAGTTCTAGAATTTATAAGATGTGAAATGTTAGAACTTCTAAGTGGACTCACTCAAGAGGTGGAGATCAAGCATTCAGGCAATAGGAAGGTTAGTCCGAAACGACTGGCCAGGCAAGCAGCATTTGAATTGAGTGCGAAAGGAATTTCTTCTCACGCACAGGACGCCCTTAAGCTGGAGTATGAAAAACACAAGTTACAGAAGCGTGCATATTCAAAGCAACAAGTAGAAGAAAAAAAGTCCTATATTAGGCAACTAAAGATTAATAAGTTAAAAGAAAAGCGTCGAGGGCATTAA
- a CDS encoding helix-turn-helix transcriptional regulator, with protein MNNRLEEIRKLRGIKQEELATALEVTRQTIGSLENGRYNPSILLAFKIARYFGMSIEEIFIYEEDQI; from the coding sequence TTGAATAACCGTTTAGAAGAAATCCGCAAGCTACGCGGAATTAAGCAAGAGGAATTAGCAACGGCTCTTGAAGTGACTAGGCAAACGATCGGTTCGCTGGAAAACGGACGATATAACCCATCGATCCTTTTAGCGTTCAAGATTGCTCGCTATTTCGGTATGAGTATTGAAGAAATATTTATTTACGAGGAGGATCAGATATGA
- a CDS encoding P-loop NTPase family protein: MNKVLIIGIVASGKTTLAKRLSKKINVPWYELDSIVHHQSATGRNKRTEDEQVEAIMDIDKDGNWIFEGTDRESYQCLYEMADTIIFLDTPLWKRKIRIFVRFLKQKLGVESCQYKPDITMLKMMYKWTLDFESNRDKFEAKLQLYQNKVIRLYDNRDLSLIVK; the protein is encoded by the coding sequence ATGAACAAGGTTCTTATCATTGGAATTGTGGCAAGTGGTAAAACAACATTGGCAAAGCGATTGTCGAAAAAAATTAATGTTCCTTGGTATGAGCTGGACTCCATTGTTCATCATCAATCGGCTACGGGACGAAATAAACGTACAGAAGATGAACAGGTTGAAGCTATTATGGATATTGATAAAGACGGAAATTGGATATTCGAAGGAACGGATCGTGAATCTTATCAATGTTTATATGAAATGGCAGATACAATTATATTTCTTGATACACCGCTATGGAAGCGTAAAATCAGAATATTCGTTCGGTTCCTCAAGCAAAAACTTGGCGTCGAAAGTTGTCAGTATAAACCTGATATTACTATGTTAAAAATGATGTATAAATGGACACTTGATTTTGAAAGCAATAGAGACAAATTTGAAGCAAAGCTGCAATTATATCAAAATAAAGTTATCAGATTATACGATAATAGAGACTTGAGCTTAATAGTTAAATAA
- a CDS encoding AraC family transcriptional regulator, whose product MTIQSEHTLATPADGSIKELLAVETGRLADLISGLAPYDGSFRQCIPGLSVGRYSQVNKDDVKSFDLPSMLIVAQGAKSLTVGQEVYQFSQSQILMLPVALPIALKVTQASHSEPYLSVKLVLDPHKIAELALKVYPQGVPAVTKWSAGYILNADIGMINAASRLVKCLNNTSDAELLGPLVMDEFLIRVLRSPIGSRIAELGFTGSETHLVSKAVDWLRNHFSIQIKVAELAEMVHMSESTFRVHFKSITSMSPLQYQKALRLHEARRLMISESIDATTACNLVGYASPSQFNRDYSRFFGSPPKRDVVALRQQVTTDSDLPLE is encoded by the coding sequence ATGACGATCCAATCCGAACATACATTGGCTACACCAGCGGACGGTAGCATCAAGGAATTGCTTGCTGTAGAAACGGGTCGTTTGGCAGATCTGATTAGTGGACTAGCTCCATATGATGGTAGCTTTAGACAGTGCATCCCTGGTTTGTCCGTGGGTCGTTATTCTCAAGTAAATAAGGACGATGTGAAATCTTTCGACTTGCCCTCAATGTTAATTGTTGCACAAGGGGCGAAGTCATTGACAGTAGGGCAAGAGGTCTATCAATTCAGTCAATCGCAGATACTTATGCTTCCTGTAGCTCTGCCGATTGCGTTGAAGGTCACACAAGCTAGTCACTCCGAGCCTTATCTAAGTGTGAAACTTGTTCTTGACCCGCATAAAATTGCTGAATTAGCTCTCAAGGTATATCCACAGGGTGTGCCTGCCGTTACGAAATGGAGCGCGGGTTATATTCTTAACGCCGATATAGGAATGATTAACGCTGCATCAAGACTTGTAAAATGCTTGAACAATACCAGCGATGCTGAATTGCTCGGTCCCCTAGTAATGGATGAGTTTTTGATACGCGTCCTGCGCAGCCCTATTGGATCTCGGATCGCTGAACTTGGCTTTACAGGCTCGGAAACGCATCTAGTTTCGAAAGCTGTTGATTGGCTTCGCAATCATTTCTCCATTCAAATAAAGGTTGCGGAATTGGCTGAAATGGTACATATGAGTGAGTCTACTTTTCGTGTGCACTTTAAGTCCATTACTTCAATGAGTCCATTACAATACCAGAAAGCACTTCGCCTACATGAAGCGAGACGACTAATGATATCCGAATCAATAGACGCTACAACAGCTTGCAATCTAGTAGGCTATGCTAGCCCCTCGCAATTTAATCGAGATTACAGCCGATTTTTTGGAAGTCCGCCAAAAAGAGATGTTGTAGCATTACGTCAACAAGTGACTACTGATTCGGATCTTCCGTTGGAATAG
- a CDS encoding glycoside hydrolase family 43 protein has translation MKSDKHNKPLVSHIYTADPSAHVFEGKLYIYPSHDLDHEQVSNDNGDQYDMEDYHVLSMEDESSPCIDHGEVLHLRDIPWAKQQLWAPDVAYKNNTYYLFFPARDYDHIFRIGVATSSSPVGPFIPEPSYIQGSFSIDPAVLVEGDQAYMYFGGLWGGQLEKWQTGEFVTDAAGPAPDAPALGPRVAELSDDMLTFKETPREISIVDPSGRTLLAGDEDRRYFEGPWMHKHNGKYYLSYSTGSTHKLVYAIGDNPYGPFTFQGTIMTPVIGWTTHHSIVEFQDKWYLFYHDSSLSGGSDNKRCLKFTELKYNADGTIQTIDPYGDG, from the coding sequence ATGAAATCGGATAAACACAATAAACCACTTGTAAGCCATATATATACCGCCGATCCTTCTGCCCACGTATTCGAGGGCAAGCTGTACATTTATCCGTCACACGACCTTGATCATGAGCAAGTGTCGAATGACAACGGCGATCAATACGACATGGAGGATTACCATGTTCTGTCGATGGAAGACGAGAGCTCCCCTTGCATCGACCATGGCGAGGTGCTTCATTTGCGCGATATTCCATGGGCGAAGCAGCAATTGTGGGCTCCGGATGTAGCTTACAAGAACAATACCTACTACCTTTTCTTCCCGGCGCGCGATTACGATCATATCTTCCGTATCGGCGTAGCGACCAGCTCGTCGCCGGTCGGTCCGTTCATACCTGAACCGAGCTACATTCAAGGCAGCTTCAGCATCGACCCTGCCGTTCTCGTAGAAGGAGATCAGGCCTATATGTATTTCGGTGGATTATGGGGTGGGCAGCTCGAAAAGTGGCAAACTGGTGAGTTTGTCACGGATGCTGCAGGGCCGGCTCCCGATGCACCTGCTTTGGGTCCGCGAGTGGCCGAGCTGAGCGACGACATGCTGACATTCAAGGAAACGCCGCGCGAAATTTCAATTGTCGACCCATCCGGTCGAACGCTCTTGGCCGGGGACGAGGATAGACGGTATTTTGAAGGTCCGTGGATGCACAAGCACAATGGCAAATACTATCTCTCTTATTCGACCGGCAGCACACACAAGCTCGTCTACGCCATTGGCGACAATCCTTACGGACCGTTCACCTTCCAAGGAACGATTATGACGCCGGTGATAGGCTGGACGACTCACCATTCGATTGTCGAATTCCAGGACAAATGGTATTTGTTCTACCACGATAGCTCCTTGTCGGGCGGCAGCGACAACAAACGTTGCTTGAAATTTACTGAGCTGAAATACAATGCCGACGGCACGATTCAAACGATTGACCCATACGGAGATGGGTGA
- a CDS encoding S-layer homology domain-containing protein, which yields MATDNFGNIFVDDSMLRRVQKFSLTLASPQIVTTSNQATVTWTEVEGATDLELEWSIDGKSWSKKPLTANETHTTIYPLIESTTYQFRLSGNFGPGQRMASDLVEAKTANIPLPSYYPDTVASSEPLKSTNGLITLPAGKTGEVSLEDKIGISIPAHASDKELKLTIEKVLNPQKFVNNHEVLSSSIFEIVKSFPENLSKPVKITLLFDSTILKNDQSVGVFYYDDEKKEWIGVSEGKINGNHISVEVNHFGKFSVFVVDQATGKPITNNVTETISSDTAGHWAEASIKQAISSGIVKGYPDGTFKPNHTVTRAEFAEMLMNTLKPQGEGVTPTFTDTAEIGAWANKAIAQAVQAGIIKGNPNGAFRPNVEITRAEMAEMIARAMSLSIDANAITDFADDKDIPTWAKASVAKVKSAGILQGRGSNKFAAQDHATRAEAITVLLKILVQESK from the coding sequence GTGGCCACCGATAATTTCGGAAATATCTTTGTAGATGATTCCATGCTGCGCCGTGTACAAAAATTCTCACTCACCTTAGCCAGCCCGCAAATCGTGACAACTTCAAATCAGGCGACCGTTACATGGACTGAAGTGGAGGGGGCAACCGACCTAGAGCTTGAATGGTCTATAGACGGAAAAAGCTGGAGTAAGAAACCCTTGACCGCCAATGAAACTCACACAACCATTTATCCACTAATAGAAAGTACAACCTATCAGTTCCGCTTGAGCGGTAATTTTGGTCCAGGCCAAAGAATGGCTTCGGATCTAGTGGAAGCCAAAACCGCAAATATACCATTGCCTTCTTACTATCCTGATACGGTTGCTTCTTCAGAACCATTAAAGTCAACAAATGGTCTAATAACGCTTCCCGCTGGCAAAACGGGTGAGGTTAGTCTTGAAGATAAAATTGGGATCTCAATTCCGGCTCATGCATCAGATAAAGAACTGAAATTAACGATAGAGAAAGTTCTAAATCCGCAAAAATTTGTTAATAATCATGAAGTTCTGAGTAGCTCGATATTTGAAATTGTGAAAAGCTTCCCGGAAAACCTAAGTAAACCGGTGAAGATCACGCTACTGTTTGATTCGACCATTTTGAAGAACGATCAATCGGTTGGTGTCTTCTATTATGACGATGAGAAGAAAGAATGGATAGGTGTCTCCGAGGGTAAGATTAACGGCAACCATATTAGTGTGGAAGTTAATCATTTTGGAAAATTCTCGGTATTCGTTGTAGATCAAGCTACAGGGAAGCCTATAACGAACAACGTAACGGAAACGATTAGTAGTGATACCGCCGGGCACTGGGCAGAGGCGAGCATCAAGCAAGCAATAAGTAGCGGAATCGTTAAGGGTTATCCTGATGGTACATTTAAGCCGAATCATACCGTGACACGTGCAGAATTTGCTGAAATGCTGATGAATACGCTCAAGCCGCAAGGAGAAGGAGTGACACCGACCTTCACAGATACTGCAGAGATTGGAGCATGGGCGAATAAGGCGATTGCACAAGCGGTACAAGCTGGCATCATTAAAGGCAATCCTAACGGTGCATTCCGTCCGAATGTAGAGATTACACGTGCGGAGATGGCCGAAATGATAGCTCGTGCTATGAGCTTGTCTATCGACGCAAATGCGATAACTGATTTTGCAGACGACAAAGATATTCCTACGTGGGCGAAAGCCAGTGTTGCTAAAGTGAAGAGTGCAGGTATTTTACAAGGTAGAGGCTCGAACAAATTCGCTGCACAAGACCATGCAACGAGGGCTGAAGCCATAACGGTTTTGCTAAAAATACTGGTTCAAGAGAGCAAGTAA
- a CDS encoding zinc-binding dehydrogenase: MKAIVHAGQSGLNGLKYNDIMDKQPGLGEVKVRLEAAGLNHRDLFIMAARTEQDVPLIIGSDGAGRIEAVGEGVSNHTVGAEVIINPCIGWESAENVPNVPDIVGGPSEGTFAESIIIPAQNAISKPAYLTWEEAGVLPLSALTAYRALFTRGRLQKGEHVLIPGIGGGVATYAMMMALAVGARVSVTSRSETKMQAALAHGANHAFDSKNSDWWRGSLNGDTVDLILDSIGPATFPHYFDIIKPNGRIVMFGASSGDRMEIPMRSIFFPQISIIGTSMGSSEEFADMLQFMERHSLRPIIDRVYSLPDTAEAFHRMQLGEQFGNIGIKIN, from the coding sequence ATGAAAGCAATTGTACATGCTGGGCAAAGTGGCCTGAATGGCTTGAAATATAATGATATTATGGACAAACAGCCGGGGTTAGGCGAAGTGAAAGTAAGGTTAGAGGCAGCAGGACTCAACCATAGGGATTTGTTCATCATGGCAGCTAGAACAGAGCAGGATGTTCCTCTCATTATTGGTTCTGATGGCGCGGGCAGGATTGAAGCAGTAGGTGAAGGTGTGTCCAACCATACAGTAGGTGCCGAGGTCATCATTAATCCGTGTATCGGATGGGAATCCGCAGAAAATGTTCCGAACGTTCCAGACATTGTGGGCGGTCCTTCAGAAGGTACTTTCGCCGAGTCTATCATCATTCCTGCGCAAAATGCCATCAGCAAACCAGCTTACTTGACTTGGGAAGAAGCGGGCGTGTTACCTCTGTCCGCCTTGACGGCCTATCGAGCTCTGTTCACGAGAGGCCGCTTACAGAAAGGTGAACATGTCCTTATTCCTGGCATTGGCGGTGGTGTTGCGACTTATGCCATGATGATGGCTTTAGCGGTAGGTGCACGTGTCAGTGTCACATCACGTAGTGAAACTAAGATGCAAGCTGCGCTCGCACACGGGGCTAACCATGCATTTGACAGTAAAAATAGTGATTGGTGGAGGGGAAGTTTGAACGGAGACACAGTGGATCTCATCCTCGACAGCATCGGACCTGCTACGTTCCCACATTACTTCGACATTATTAAACCGAATGGCCGTATTGTCATGTTTGGAGCAAGCTCGGGAGATCGTATGGAGATCCCGATGCGGTCCATATTTTTCCCCCAAATCAGTATCATCGGAACCTCTATGGGAAGCAGCGAAGAGTTTGCTGATATGCTTCAATTTATGGAGCGCCATTCGCTTCGTCCCATCATTGATCGAGTATATTCTTTACCAGATACAGCTGAGGCATTTCACAGAATGCAGCTGGGTGAGCAGTTCGGTAATATTGGAATAAAAATAAATTGA
- a CDS encoding LysR family transcriptional regulator, with protein MESGDLKIFQAVAREGTITKAAQVLNYVQSNVTNRIQYLEAELKLPLFRRSNRGMTLTPAGENLLEYADKILTLMDEAVKSTQYSEHPAGLLRIGSIETTAVIHLTPLLSEYHLRYPDVNLSLVTGETHGLLQKVLDYEIDGAFVYGPIDQPDIEHVAVFDEELVLISQPGKSDLRELLMKPMLFFDVGCTHRAKAESFLRESGMSSYQIMEFGTLEVILSGVSAGLGVSMLPQSSIAKAKEAGVIASHRLPEGYRDLQVWFVHRRNSVFSSALSRLLQMIEQVH; from the coding sequence ATGGAAAGTGGAGATTTGAAAATATTCCAAGCCGTTGCTCGCGAGGGCACTATAACGAAGGCCGCACAAGTCTTAAACTATGTCCAGTCCAATGTAACGAACCGGATTCAGTACCTTGAAGCTGAGTTGAAGCTCCCTCTTTTTCGTCGATCCAATCGGGGGATGACTTTAACGCCGGCTGGTGAGAACTTACTAGAGTATGCGGATAAAATACTGACTCTGATGGACGAGGCTGTGAAATCCACACAATACTCGGAACACCCTGCGGGTCTTCTCCGCATAGGTTCCATCGAAACGACAGCAGTTATTCATCTGACTCCTCTTCTATCCGAGTATCACTTACGTTATCCCGACGTCAATCTATCGCTCGTAACTGGCGAAACGCATGGACTCTTACAAAAGGTGCTTGATTACGAAATTGATGGAGCCTTTGTATATGGACCCATTGACCAGCCTGATATTGAGCATGTTGCTGTTTTCGACGAGGAGTTGGTACTGATATCGCAACCGGGTAAGAGTGACTTGCGAGAATTGCTTATGAAGCCGATGTTGTTCTTCGACGTTGGATGTACGCATCGGGCAAAAGCTGAGAGCTTCCTACGCGAGAGTGGGATGAGTTCTTATCAAATTATGGAGTTTGGAACGTTAGAAGTAATTCTAAGTGGGGTATCCGCTGGACTTGGTGTGTCTATGCTGCCACAATCGTCAATTGCCAAGGCGAAAGAGGCGGGAGTCATCGCTTCCCACCGCCTACCTGAAGGGTACCGAGATTTGCAGGTATGGTTTGTGCATCGCCGGAACTCGGTTTTCTCTAGTGCGTTGTCTAGATTACTTCAAATGATTGAACAGGTGCATTAA
- a CDS encoding GNAT family N-acetyltransferase: MLFRKAITTDIPQLIKFRKILLCHEDNNSMDATFRNYFDSSLSDKSLVVWVADDDGVVVSTVCFCICRFAPRFENPSGLVAYMTNVYTIPNYRRKGIVSKLISKAIDDLKTQGIRKILLHSPDMAKPMYERFGFIEGKNYLSKSI, encoded by the coding sequence GTGCTGTTTCGAAAAGCAATTACAACCGATATACCGCAGTTAATTAAATTTCGTAAGATATTGCTATGTCATGAGGACAACAATAGTATGGATGCAACATTTAGAAACTACTTTGACTCCTCATTATCAGACAAGTCACTCGTTGTATGGGTAGCTGATGATGATGGAGTAGTTGTATCAACAGTATGTTTTTGCATATGTCGATTTGCACCACGATTTGAAAATCCTTCTGGATTGGTTGCATACATGACTAATGTTTACACAATCCCAAATTACCGTCGTAAAGGTATAGTATCCAAACTTATTAGTAAAGCAATAGACGATTTGAAGACACAGGGAATTAGAAAAATCCTGCTACATTCGCCTGATATGGCTAAACCGATGTATGAAAGATTTGGTTTTATTGAAGGAAAGAACTATTTGTCAAAAAGTATTTGA
- a CDS encoding SDR family oxidoreductase, producing MRVFVTGATGFIGSAVVSELLRAGHEVIGLARSDEAASTLLKDGASVHRGSLDDLESLRRGAEVSDGVIHTAFNHDFSNMAAAGLTDRRAVQTLGAALAGSGRPLVVTSVIGHLTPSRIGREEDAPDVNTAGKHRIASEEEALSLASKGVRVSVLRLPPSVHGDGDRGGFVPALINVARRTGASAYVAEGSNRWSAVHRLDAARLFQLALEAAPAGSNLHAIGEEGVSIHEIAEVIGRRLDLPVISKLNEAAPDHFGWLAHFASQNIQASSKLTQELLGWKPEHANLLRDLAGDYYFS from the coding sequence ATGCGTGTTTTTGTAACTGGAGCAACAGGTTTTATCGGTTCTGCCGTTGTAAGTGAATTGTTAAGAGCAGGGCACGAAGTCATTGGTCTGGCTCGCTCGGATGAAGCTGCTAGTACTCTCCTTAAAGACGGGGCATCTGTACATCGTGGTTCTTTGGATGATCTCGAAAGCCTTAGAAGAGGCGCAGAAGTGTCGGATGGTGTCATTCATACTGCCTTCAACCACGACTTTTCTAACATGGCAGCTGCGGGACTCACGGACCGACGTGCAGTTCAGACTCTCGGTGCAGCACTTGCTGGTTCAGGCCGCCCTTTAGTTGTCACTTCCGTGATTGGTCATCTTACACCTAGTCGAATTGGCAGAGAGGAAGATGCTCCTGATGTCAACACTGCAGGTAAGCACCGCATCGCTTCTGAAGAGGAGGCTCTTTCCTTGGCATCTAAAGGAGTGCGAGTATCCGTGCTGAGGCTACCACCTTCGGTACACGGCGATGGTGACCGTGGCGGTTTTGTGCCGGCATTGATTAATGTCGCTCGGCGAACAGGTGCCTCAGCATATGTAGCTGAAGGTTCAAACCGCTGGTCCGCTGTACACCGACTAGATGCTGCACGACTATTCCAATTGGCACTTGAAGCTGCTCCTGCAGGCTCCAATCTCCATGCAATAGGAGAGGAAGGTGTGTCCATTCACGAGATTGCAGAAGTTATCGGTCGCCGCCTCGATTTACCTGTGATCAGCAAGTTGAATGAAGCTGCTCCTGATCATTTTGGTTGGCTGGCGCATTTTGCTTCGCAAAACATTCAGGCTTCGAGTAAGCTGACTCAAGAACTTCTCGGGTGGAAGCCTGAGCATGCAAATCTTCTGCGTGATCTGGCGGGGGATTATTATTTTAGCTAA
- a CDS encoding NHL repeat-containing protein, whose product MKKRSSILLKSVLSATVMASALFVGYGERAFAAPVFSQWGEDGEEDGQLSFPQGMAIDQAGNLYVADTMNSRVQKFSSDGQFLQKWDIDGMVYGMPRAIAVDHSGLVYVNSGQGNIRVFNSDGTELRRWIDSKFLNSGVLGMAVDQEGNVYVSNAGLHQIRKYDPTGQVLLTWGARGTDQGKFNAPSGIAINRDGTIFVADPGNFRIQQFDAMGSYLGQWGEGESDEAGKFSFPQALTFDQYGNLHVMETKIFEFKYLILMGNQLGCGGGKALVLENLRLHSVWPPIISEISL is encoded by the coding sequence ATGAAGAAGAGAAGTTCTATATTATTAAAAAGTGTTTTGTCAGCTACTGTGATGGCGTCCGCGCTGTTCGTTGGATATGGAGAGAGGGCTTTCGCTGCTCCTGTGTTTAGCCAATGGGGAGAAGATGGCGAAGAGGATGGACAACTTAGCTTTCCTCAAGGGATGGCAATTGATCAAGCAGGAAATCTTTATGTAGCGGATACAATGAACAGCCGTGTGCAGAAATTCTCATCAGATGGACAGTTTCTACAAAAATGGGACATTGATGGAATGGTCTACGGAATGCCACGGGCCATTGCAGTTGATCATAGTGGGCTTGTCTATGTGAATAGTGGCCAAGGCAATATTCGGGTATTTAATTCGGACGGCACTGAGCTGAGGCGTTGGATTGATAGTAAATTTCTGAATTCTGGCGTATTGGGAATGGCAGTTGACCAAGAGGGTAACGTGTATGTATCGAATGCCGGATTACATCAGATACGAAAATATGATCCGACGGGACAAGTTTTGCTCACATGGGGTGCGCGTGGAACCGATCAAGGGAAGTTCAATGCGCCATCTGGCATCGCGATTAATCGCGATGGTACCATTTTTGTCGCTGATCCGGGCAACTTCCGCATCCAGCAATTCGATGCCATGGGCAGCTATCTTGGACAATGGGGAGAGGGAGAAAGCGACGAAGCGGGGAAATTTAGTTTTCCACAAGCGCTCACCTTTGATCAGTATGGAAATCTTCATGTAATGGAGACGAAAATTTTCGAATTCAAGTACTTGATCCTCATGGGAAATCAATTAGGATGTGGGGGAGGGAAGGCTCTGGTTCTGGAGAATTTGAGGTTACATTCGGTGTGGCCACCGATAATTTCGGAAATATCTTTGTAG